The Oryza brachyantha chromosome 6, ObraRS2, whole genome shotgun sequence region aatcagtaaaaaaattaggaaatgacagaattaattttaaataaggaaataagttagaaaattcgtaattaaattatgaaatgtCTAGAAATTCACAGAAATGTAGGAAAATTGGCCAATAATTCCTGAAAATtgtaagaaataaaagaaaattcgtaaataaatccaaaaaaattgcaaaaaatcaagataattaaaaaaacagaaaaatgccCAAATTACCTGAATAAATCagtaaaaatatgagaataaattagaaaaatatgggAATACAATAGATAAAAGTAGGTGCATGACCATTGCAcaccaacaaaaaaacaagggCATGACCATTGCATCCACAACATATAAAGTAGTTCATCAGCACACTAAGTCCACACATAACAAGATCACCAACACTTAAAGTAGTAGTTCACCACAGTAAGTCCACACATAAATAGTCCACATGAAAAGTAGTAGTTCACTAGTTTTCATCACACCAAACCATACATGTCTTAAATTACATCAAAAGTAGTAGTTCCTCCACATATTCAACTGGAACTCTCCTTGGTGTACACTTCTTCATGATAGCTTGCTTCTTTCTTGGTGTCTGCACTGTCTGGAGAGACTTCATTGGATGCAATGTCTTCATGAACAACTAGAGGGTGCCCAATTTGGAGAGCAAAGGGGTCATTTGATCCAGTTGCAGACCTTGGGTGAAAAAAGTGGAAGTGAGGTTGTAAATGAGATCGGTGAGGTTGTAAATGACAAGATAAGGAAAGGTGAAAGTGAGAGATAAAGAGATCACCCATACCTACTAGTCACTGAATTGTCAGTACTTGTTGTTGGTGGCCCCTTCTTTTTGGCAGCTTTTTTTACTCTCTTTGGCTTATGTGTAGCATTGTCCACCTCCTCATTGTGTGGGAATACCATGCCTGATCCAGGAGTGGCCACAACAATGCTAGTCACTGTGTTACTGGAAGATGCTTTCTTCAGCCTTTTCTTGGGTGGACCCCTGAAATAAAGTATGAGAAATTGTTATTTTGCATAAGTAAGCATGAAGTGTTGTCATTGTGTATGAAAGTCTACCTCTCAGCCTCATATGTAGCTATGTCATCTAGATTGCCATTCTTACATGTGTACCAATGGTGCTAACTGGTGGCATATTGGGCACTCATGTTGCCTTTTGCCAGTACCTTCCTCTGTGCCTGATTTCTTCCTACTACTTCCTCCCTCCAAAGCTGATTTCATCCTGtttctccttcttcctcctgcaGTTGACTTAAGCAATGGAGGATTCATGAAGAATCCATGGGTGGGTTTGGGCCACATGGACTTGTCAGGAATAGAGGGCACGGAACCTGCATATGCAATTTTGAATTTCTCAATTGAATAGCACTCATCCACATAGTCTTCAAGTTTGGCCCCAGGGATTGATGTGATGTAGGCAATGGCATGTTTGCATGGTATTCCTGACCCTTGCCAAGCTCTGCATGAACATGTCCTCTCAGTTATGTTTACTACAAACCTGAAGCTACTAGCAGAACCTTCCTTAGCACAAACTTCTGCAATGCCATCAGGTGAGCTTGTGATTACTTCAATGTCAAGGTTATAGCTAGCTCCAATCAACTTCTGCACTATATGAGGCAAGATCTTTCCTTCAAACTTTTGGGCAACCCTTTTTCTATTGTTCCATTTAATCAAGATCATCTATCTAATGGTATCCATTAAGTCATCTAGATGCAAGCCCTTCTGATCCTTTACCTGTCAACATAGCAAACAAGGCATGTtagcaaatatgaaaaacaatgCAACGAAAGTGCTAAAGTAGACAACCTTACCCATTTATTGAATGCCTCAGCCAAGTTATTGGTAACATAATCCACTTTTGACAATGTGGAAAACTGGCTCCTGGTCCACAATTTCTTGTGATTTTCCTAAAGATATTTCATCACCTCTGGTTTGGCTGCAGCCATGGCTTGATAATGTCTCTCAAACATGAAAGGGCTCCAAGAATATGCATATGCCCACAAGTGATCATCAAAAATCTATCCATTGTGTCTCTTCTTGAAATTCTATACTAGATGGTACATACACTCTCTATGTTCAGCATATGGAAAAACCACATTCACCCCATGCATCACTGCTTGCCCACAATCAGTGCTGAATGTAAGCCCAACTGGGTTGCCTATCGTTTCTTTTAGCCTCCCCATAAATCACTCCCAATTCTCATTTGTTTCTGAGTCAATGACACCAACAGCTACTGGGTACATCTAGTTGTGACCATCAACTGCACAAGCTACACACAACTAGCCCCTGAACCTTCCATTTAAAAATGTACTATCTACTGCAAGATATGGCCTACAACCTCCTAGGAAACCATCAACACAAGCTTTCAAAGCAAAGAACAACCTATTAAAccttattttgttgttgatggtatGGTGATCAATTATAACAAAGGATCCAGGGCTAGTATGCTCTATCTGAGCCTTAAATCTATAAAGGCTGTCAAAACTTTTGGCCCAAGGTCCATAAAGTTTATCCATAGCAAGTTGCTTAACTAGATAAACTTTCTTGTATGTCACATCAATTTTGTGGGTCTCCTTCAACCTCCATTTCAGCCGTTTGGTACCCAATGTTCCATCTTCCTTCAACCAATCAAGCACCTGCTCACACACCCAAAACTATGTCACTCCTACACAAGTGCCTACCCTCCTAGTGCTTTAACAATTCTCATGATCATATGGGTTCCTTGTGATCTGCCAATTAAGACATCAATGGTTATTtactactaaaaaataaagacatCAATGCATACATACCGAGtgttacaaaaattttacctTCACTATGACTTCATCGCTCAAAAGAGTGGCATGAATCCTCCACCTACAGCCCACATTCTTGCCACTGCAGTACACCCTGTATCGATTTTTGTCACTCTTTTCAATGTTATATTGGAACTCATATTTGGTAGCATGTGTAGCTAAAGCCAACTTAAAAGCGTTCATGTCTGAATACATCGTGCCTACTATGGAGGAGGATCTTTCTTGTCATAGTCTGCATCAGGTTTCTATGTAGGCTCTCTATCTGTAACAATGTCATCTTCCTCTAATTCATCTAACTCTAATTCATCTTCCTCTACTTCATCTTCCTCTACTTCAAATTGACTAGTGGGAATGGGAGGTGCTCGATGCTCAGGACCAATGTCAATATACAAGCATTCATCGTCAACACCCACATGCTCATTTGATGGGTTTGGGTTTGCAAGGAATTCACTATATGCAGATTTAGTATGTGTTTGAAGCCTAGAATCGTCTATGCTAAGTTCAACTGATTGCCCAGTACCAATCTCCCACTGTAAAATGTCAGGAGGCTCACTATCCAAGTCGGTATCCATCCTACAGAGCATGCAGATTAAACAAAGCATCCTAAGCATGACGGCTTGGTGGCACACACATAGATTAAACAATAGAGCATGCTAAGCACGGGAAGAAAAGATGCTAACATTATCATGCATTTTAATCAACTGGAAATTTACAATTCAAGTACAATCCTATGCAATCATGGTTATGTCATGTGAttgaatagaaaaatatttgagaCCCAAAATTGCCTCACTGCCTCAGAGTTCTAACTTCAAACAATTAGATTTCTAACAAGAGTTGTAACGCTGTCAACAATGGAATTGAAACGATGTCCAGTTACCATCGGTTCTCCTAGAAGTTATCAAGTTTTACCTCACTGCAcgagaagaagaaacaaatttgGAGGCAAGTCGGCTTGGGGTCTCACCGCGGGCATGGCCGCCGGCTGGCCTGGCCGCCGATTAGTCGCATGGCTGCACCGCCCCACTGGCTGGCGCACGGCAGGATGGCTATGGAGAGGAGGCCGACAGCGGCGGGGGGCGGCCTGGGTGGCCGCACGGGCAcgctggccggcgccggcctggCCGCCGGCTGGCTGCACCACCACGACTGCCCGGGTGGCgcaagggagggaggaggaggccgaagCGCACGCGGCGATCCGGCGAGGCGCGCCAACGCCGGATCTAGCCGGTctgggggtggcggcggcggtccaaCGAGGCGGGCCAACGCCGGATCTAGCCGGtctggcggcgtcggcggctaGGGTTCCGGAAGGGAGGGGCGGACGAGAGGAGGGGCGCACGGGGAGTACTCGCGCACGGGAGGGAGGGCCGCACGGGGGTCCGGCGAGGCAGGGGAAGGCCAGATCTAGCcagtccggcggcggcgccgacgcctaGGGTTCTGGGAGGGAGGGTCGCTCGGGAGGGAGGGGCGCACGggatgaggaggagaagaaggaggaCTAGCTGGGGGTGGTGCTAATTTTTctaggtgggtcccacatgtaagagttttttttctaacagaAGGAAGACCGAATGGCAtgtatgtaaaagaaattttggTGGATGACATAGAGGTgtctgaaaaaaatttagtgacACACAGGTAAcgaacatcttttttttttaatggcacAGGGGTAAAAGACTCCCGGCGAGATTCTCCCCCAAAACCGGCGACCCCCTCGTCTCGGACTCCACCACTCTTCTCCACCGTGTAAGCTGCAAACCACGCCTCGAGATCTCACGCTCCCCCTTCCCGCCAAAGCTTCCATGGATATGCAAGAGACCAAGGGGCCCAAGGACCCCGCCGCCAAGCTTCCGTCCCGCTCCCCCTTCGCCGCGCCAGCCCCTCCCCCTTACCACCATCACCATTACGGCACTTtctccccaccgccgccgccgcagcagcagcccgTCGGAGCAGCCTCGAGCCTCCCTTTCCCGGCCGGTCGGTggctctttctttctccccgCACTACCGTCAGTTCTTGCTCTTCTGATTGTGTGGAAACTGAAATCGGAATGGCTCCCGATGCTGTGTTCGCAGGGTGCGCAGCTCAGGGCGTTGTTGCCTTCCCGTGCACTGTGCAGCAGCAGGTCCTCGTGGAGCGCCTGCCCTTCCGGGAACCTCCTCTCCCATtttgcggcgccggcgtcggctgGACTTTGTAAGCACCATTCTCTTCTATTTGTTCCTTTATGTGTGGTGGTTGACTCCAAATGTATAGGTTTGGAGGTTGCATGGATTGATCTGACAAGGCTGGAATTTTGCTAGAATAAGGAAACAACTATTATTACCTCTGATTCATACTTATATATAAGGTGTTTTGGCCTTCCCTAGGTTCCTACGAATGCTAAtgaaatctctctctctctatatatatatccatggaTGAATCAAGATAGGACCAGAGCACGAGAGTAGGTAATTATGTTAACCCATGATTCAGATTAACAAGTTCAGTGCGGAATAATAGATGTAACATTAGCAGAACAGGCGTGGTTCAGGACCAAATTTCTGCATTCATCGTAGTGATAATTTTTGAAGCAGAAGCAATATCTTGGTTGTAGGTTCAGAGAATTTATATACGAGATCCAGTCCTGTTGTTTAGCTGAAAAATGATCATATACACTTTAGTTGAGTTCTCTAGGATTTGCCATCCTCTAGAAACCAATTGATTCTTTGTCACTCTTTATGTG contains the following coding sequences:
- the LOC102715119 gene encoding 60S ribosomal protein L18a-like protein isoform X1 — protein: MDMQETKGPKDPAAKLPSRSPFAAPAPPPYHHHHYGTFSPPPPPQQQPVGAASSLPFPAGCAAQGVVAFPCTVQQQVLVERLPFREPPLPFCGAGVGWTLFLLGFFLAAMPWYAGAFILFFIALDHREKPGLIACTIALYVYFAGYCCNSSFHPQWHKNASLLVIQEAIHLNTMYLLFQKLHSLSKGLIY
- the LOC102715119 gene encoding 60S ribosomal protein L18a-like protein isoform X2 encodes the protein MDMQETKGPKDPAAKLPSRSPFAAPAPPPYHHHHYGTFSPPPPPQQQPVGAASSLPFPAGCAAQGVVAFPCTVQQQVLVERLPFREPPLPFCGAGVGWTLFLLGFFLAAMPWYAGAFILFFIALDHREKPGLIACTIAGIVAIVPFILNGIRMHPFW